In Phreatobacter aquaticus, a single genomic region encodes these proteins:
- a CDS encoding TRAP transporter small permease — protein MTSNEHDGAGPARAAVDRVGAIARTLAIFGGALMLVTAVMVTLSVGGRWALRSAIPGDFELVQIATAVAVFSFLPLCQLGRGNVFVDTFTLRAPDWFNRSLDMLWDLVYAGFAWLIAWRLALGAYDAISSKTSSMVLAFPIGWAIAACAVMAAFLGLVTLLTMMKLGRGGR, from the coding sequence ATGACGTCCAATGAGCATGATGGCGCGGGTCCCGCCCGCGCGGCGGTGGACAGGGTCGGCGCAATTGCGCGGACCCTGGCCATTTTCGGCGGGGCGCTGATGCTGGTCACCGCCGTGATGGTGACGCTGTCGGTCGGCGGCCGCTGGGCGCTGAGGTCGGCCATTCCCGGCGATTTCGAGCTGGTGCAGATCGCAACCGCGGTTGCGGTCTTTTCGTTCCTGCCGCTCTGCCAGCTCGGGCGCGGCAATGTCTTCGTCGATACGTTCACGCTTCGCGCGCCTGACTGGTTCAACCGCTCGCTCGATATGCTCTGGGACCTGGTCTATGCCGGCTTTGCCTGGCTGATTGCCTGGCGCCTGGCGCTCGGCGCCTATGACGCCATCTCGTCGAAAACCAGTTCCATGGTCCTGGCCTTCCCGATCGGCTGGGCCATTGCGGCCTGCGCGGTCATGGCGGCCTTCCTCGGGCTCGTCACGCTCCTGACCATGATGAAACTCGGACGGGGCGGACGATGA
- a CDS encoding TRAP transporter large permease — translation MSGAGVALTGFLGMLVLLGLRMPIGLAMLTVGSLGYVHFTSLPIFMNYLKTTPYHLFANYTLSVIPLFILMGALAEKSGLSTALFRAAAAFLGHRRGGLGMALIGACTGFGAICGSSVATTATFGRATLPEFKRYNYDPGFATGMIAVGGTLGILIPPSVILVVYAITTQQNIAKLFMAALIPGLMAAVFYCVVIAIVVRLRPEAGPALPRIGWAERLSVAVTVWPVMLIAIIVVGGIYGGIFTPTEGASVGCIAMLAVGLLQGTLGWAEIKQSIIQTAETSAMIFMILLGAEVFNGFLALSQLPDMAAQMVAQSGLPGYGVIVALLIFYIILGGVMDELAMILLTLPIFFPIVTALDLGMPADDIAIWFGILVLMVVGIGLTAPPIGLNVFVISAIARDVPITRTYRGVLPFVMADVVRLALVVAFPALALWLVNWLT, via the coding sequence ATGAGCGGGGCAGGCGTCGCTCTCACCGGCTTCCTCGGCATGCTGGTACTCCTCGGCCTGCGCATGCCGATCGGGCTTGCCATGCTGACCGTCGGATCGCTGGGCTATGTGCATTTCACGAGCCTGCCGATCTTCATGAACTATCTGAAGACCACGCCCTATCACCTGTTCGCCAATTACACGCTCTCGGTCATCCCGCTGTTCATCCTGATGGGCGCGCTGGCCGAGAAGTCCGGTCTGTCGACCGCTTTGTTCCGGGCGGCGGCGGCCTTCCTCGGGCACAGGCGCGGCGGGCTCGGCATGGCGCTGATTGGGGCCTGCACCGGCTTTGGTGCGATCTGCGGCTCGTCGGTCGCCACCACTGCGACATTCGGGCGGGCGACCCTGCCGGAATTCAAGCGCTACAATTACGATCCGGGCTTCGCCACCGGCATGATCGCGGTCGGCGGCACGCTCGGCATTCTCATCCCGCCATCGGTGATCCTGGTCGTCTATGCGATCACCACCCAGCAGAACATCGCCAAACTGTTCATGGCGGCGCTGATCCCGGGCTTGATGGCGGCGGTTTTCTACTGCGTCGTCATCGCCATCGTGGTCCGGCTGCGGCCGGAGGCGGGGCCGGCCCTGCCGCGCATCGGCTGGGCCGAGCGGCTGTCGGTCGCCGTCACGGTCTGGCCGGTCATGCTGATCGCAATCATTGTGGTTGGCGGCATCTATGGCGGCATCTTCACGCCGACAGAGGGCGCATCCGTCGGCTGCATCGCCATGCTGGCGGTCGGTCTGCTGCAGGGCACGCTCGGCTGGGCCGAGATCAAGCAGTCGATCATCCAGACGGCCGAGACCTCGGCGATGATCTTCATGATCCTGCTCGGCGCCGAGGTGTTCAACGGCTTCCTGGCGCTGTCGCAGCTGCCGGACATGGCGGCGCAGATGGTCGCCCAGTCAGGGCTTCCGGGCTATGGCGTGATCGTCGCGCTGCTGATTTTCTACATCATCCTCGGCGGTGTCATGGACGAACTCGCCATGATCCTCCTGACACTGCCGATCTTCTTCCCGATCGTGACGGCGCTCGACCTCGGCATGCCGGCCGATGATATCGCCATCTGGTTCGGCATTCTCGTGCTGATGGTGGTCGGCATCGGGCTCACCGCGCCGCCGATCGGGCTGAATGTCTTCGTCATCTCGGCCATTGCCCGCGACGTGCCGATCACGCGCACCTATCGCGGCGTGCTGCCCTTCGTGATGGCGGATGTCGTGAGGCTCGCCCTTGTGGTGGCGTTCCCGGCGCTGGCGCTCTGGCTGGTGAACTGGCTGACCTGA
- a CDS encoding PaaI family thioesterase produces MTKDVPHFSVKDPDYEARGRRSFANQTLMTTLGAALGDVQPGHVEIVMPFAPQILQQHGFVHAGAISAIVDTACGFAAMTLMPKGAGVLTTEFKINLMSPAKGERFIAVGRVIRPGNKLIITLGECFAETDGKRKLIALMTASMMVMDTPGIVD; encoded by the coding sequence ATGACTAAGGATGTCCCGCATTTTTCCGTGAAGGATCCCGACTACGAGGCGCGGGGACGGCGCAGTTTCGCCAACCAGACCCTGATGACGACGCTGGGTGCAGCACTTGGCGATGTCCAGCCTGGCCATGTCGAGATCGTCATGCCCTTCGCGCCGCAAATCCTCCAGCAGCACGGCTTCGTCCATGCCGGCGCCATTTCGGCCATTGTCGACACGGCCTGCGGCTTTGCCGCCATGACGCTGATGCCCAAAGGGGCAGGCGTGCTCACCACCGAGTTCAAGATCAACCTGATGTCGCCAGCCAAGGGCGAGCGGTTCATCGCGGTCGGCCGCGTCATCAGGCCCGGCAACAAGCTGATCATCACGCTCGGCGAGTGCTTTGCCGAGACCGACGGCAAGCGCAAGCTGATCGCCCTGATGACCGCCTCGATGATGGTCATGGACACACCCGGCATCGTCGACTGA
- a CDS encoding crotonase/enoyl-CoA hydratase family protein — protein sequence MTDLTIERNGPVTTLIRTRSAARNAMNPEGAIALFEALKAFDADETASVAVLWGAGGAFCAGFDLKVAATGETDTVGGGLDIPDGEGVWPRGPMGPTRLMLSKPVIAAIAGPAVAGGMEIALWCDLRVMEEDAYMGVYCRRWGVPLIDGGTVRLPRIVGQGRALDLILTGRKVEAEEALRIGLADRVVPKGTSREAAEALAHEIARFPQGCLRSDRASAYAQWDLSIEDALRNEWRTSSPMVAKEGAAGAARFAAGKGRGGDFGNI from the coding sequence ATGACCGACCTGACGATCGAGCGCAACGGGCCGGTGACGACGCTGATCCGCACGCGCTCGGCGGCACGCAATGCGATGAACCCGGAAGGCGCCATCGCGCTGTTTGAGGCGCTCAAAGCCTTCGATGCCGACGAGACCGCCAGTGTGGCCGTGCTCTGGGGCGCAGGCGGGGCTTTCTGTGCCGGCTTCGACCTCAAGGTTGCGGCCACCGGCGAGACCGACACGGTCGGCGGCGGGCTGGACATCCCGGACGGCGAGGGCGTCTGGCCGCGCGGTCCGATGGGACCGACCCGGCTCATGCTGTCGAAGCCGGTGATCGCGGCCATTGCCGGACCGGCGGTCGCAGGTGGCATGGAGATCGCGCTCTGGTGCGACCTGCGGGTCATGGAGGAGGACGCCTATATGGGCGTCTATTGCAGGCGGTGGGGCGTGCCGCTGATCGATGGCGGCACCGTGCGCCTGCCGCGCATCGTCGGCCAGGGCCGGGCGCTCGACCTCATTCTCACAGGGCGCAAGGTGGAGGCCGAGGAGGCACTCCGCATCGGGCTTGCCGACCGGGTGGTGCCGAAGGGAACGTCACGGGAGGCGGCTGAAGCGCTGGCGCATGAGATCGCCCGCTTCCCGCAGGGCTGCCTGCGCTCCGACCGGGCGTCAGCCTATGCGCAATGGGATCTCAGCATCGAGGACGCGCTGCGCAACGAATGGCGGACGTCCTCGCCCATGGTCGCCAAGGAAGGCGCGGCCGGCGCCGCCCGCTTCGCCGCCGGCAAGGGGCGCGGCGGCGATTTCGGCAATATCTAG
- a CDS encoding malate/lactate/ureidoglycolate dehydrogenase: MALVDAGRLVALVTSIFEAAGCDKAEAGRIGHYLTEANLAGHDSHGVARVPRYVDWLAEGKVEAGKEVTAVVDTPSLAVLDGHYGFGQTVGPQAVRIGIAKAKAQGLAAVALRHAGHLGRIGDFAEMAAAEGLVSIHFVNVVGSILVAPHGGVDRRISTAPYCIGVPRPDGQSPLLLDFATSLVAEGKVLVASFGGKPIPGDALISPDGSKSNDPAVLYGPYPSGPGPRDPQAGPGAIRAFGDHKGSGLAFMCEILGGALTGAGATGPGKRFCNGMMSIYIDPKIVDPDGFFPAECADYVAYYKSSRPVEAGGEVLVPGETEARGKAKKLKDGVPLSDGTWDAIVDTAKRLGIGDNVIKATLLAS, from the coding sequence ATGGCCTTGGTCGATGCTGGGCGCCTTGTGGCGCTGGTCACATCCATTTTTGAAGCTGCGGGCTGCGACAAGGCGGAGGCTGGCCGCATTGGCCATTATCTGACCGAGGCCAATCTCGCGGGCCATGACAGCCATGGCGTTGCGCGCGTGCCGCGCTATGTCGACTGGTTGGCCGAGGGCAAGGTGGAGGCCGGCAAGGAGGTGACGGCGGTGGTCGACACGCCTTCGCTCGCGGTGCTCGACGGCCATTACGGCTTTGGTCAGACGGTGGGGCCGCAGGCTGTGCGGATCGGTATTGCCAAGGCGAAGGCCCAGGGCCTCGCGGCTGTGGCGCTGCGCCATGCCGGCCATCTCGGCCGGATCGGCGATTTCGCCGAGATGGCGGCGGCCGAGGGCCTGGTCTCGATCCATTTTGTCAATGTGGTCGGATCCATCCTGGTCGCACCCCATGGCGGCGTCGACCGGCGGATCTCGACCGCCCCCTATTGCATCGGCGTGCCGCGGCCGGACGGCCAATCGCCGCTGCTGCTCGATTTCGCGACCTCGCTGGTTGCCGAGGGCAAGGTGCTGGTGGCCTCCTTTGGCGGCAAGCCGATCCCCGGCGACGCGCTGATCTCGCCGGATGGCTCCAAGAGCAATGACCCGGCCGTGCTCTACGGCCCCTACCCCTCAGGTCCAGGCCCACGCGACCCGCAGGCCGGTCCTGGCGCCATCCGCGCCTTTGGCGACCACAAGGGCTCCGGCCTTGCCTTCATGTGCGAGATCCTCGGCGGCGCGCTGACGGGCGCTGGCGCAACCGGCCCTGGCAAGAGGTTCTGCAACGGCATGATGTCGATCTATATCGACCCGAAGATCGTCGATCCCGATGGCTTCTTCCCGGCCGAATGCGCCGATTATGTCGCCTATTACAAGAGTTCGCGGCCGGTGGAAGCGGGCGGCGAGGTTCTGGTGCCGGGCGAGACCGAGGCGCGCGGCAAGGCGAAGAAGCTGAAGGACGGCGTGCCGCTGTCGGACGGCACCTGGGACGCGATCGTCGATACGGCAAAGCGGCTGGGCATTGGCGACAACGTCATCAAGGCAACGCTGCTGGCCAGCTAG
- a CDS encoding alpha/beta fold hydrolase: MTKPIPAFTAARLTRPDGAVIQYETAGEGPAIVFAHGLGGNHLSWWQTAPVFAADHRVVVLSHRGFPPSTTPGGVPEPTLYASDLVALLDHLGIDKAVIAGQSMGGWTAVETALLAPERVAGLVMACTTGSFDYDRFDDAEVKIWRKAMPAFIADLASRGIHRAAGARMAEDNPPLHALYQAIDRLSLGLNKEEVGNRIRAMRTRGAADAARITCPVQFIIGTEDPLICPRGIELVAATLPNAKCHVVAGAGHSVYFENALLFNQIVDEFLNGIGW; the protein is encoded by the coding sequence ATGACCAAGCCCATTCCCGCCTTCACCGCTGCCCGCCTGACCCGCCCCGATGGCGCGGTCATCCAGTACGAGACGGCGGGCGAGGGGCCGGCCATCGTCTTCGCCCATGGTCTCGGCGGCAATCATTTGAGCTGGTGGCAGACAGCGCCGGTCTTCGCCGCCGATCATCGAGTGGTGGTCCTGTCGCACCGCGGCTTCCCGCCCTCGACGACGCCCGGCGGCGTGCCGGAACCAACCCTCTATGCGAGCGACCTCGTGGCACTGCTGGACCATCTCGGCATCGACAAGGCGGTGATTGCCGGCCAGTCGATGGGCGGCTGGACCGCGGTCGAGACAGCGCTCCTGGCGCCTGAGCGGGTCGCCGGCCTCGTCATGGCCTGCACCACCGGCTCGTTCGACTATGACCGGTTTGATGATGCCGAGGTGAAGATCTGGCGCAAGGCCATGCCGGCTTTCATCGCCGATCTGGCGTCACGCGGTATTCATCGCGCCGCCGGCGCCCGCATGGCGGAGGACAATCCGCCTCTGCATGCGCTCTATCAGGCGATCGATCGCCTGTCGCTCGGGCTGAACAAGGAAGAAGTCGGCAACCGCATCCGCGCCATGCGGACCCGTGGCGCCGCGGACGCCGCCCGGATCACCTGTCCGGTCCAGTTCATCATCGGCACCGAAGACCCGCTGATCTGCCCGCGCGGCATCGAACTGGTGGCGGCAACACTGCCCAACGCCAAGTGCCACGTCGTCGCCGGCGCCGGCCATTCCGTCTATTTCGAGAACGCGCTGCTCTTCAACCAGATCGTCGATGAGTTCCTCAACGGGATCGGTTGGTAG
- a CDS encoding OmpA/MotB family protein produces the protein MAKRKDGGGHGGHGWFVTFADLMALLMSFFVVIVASSNQDERKKHMMTGSFREAFGTTSNTALTGMIELNGIPTRPQIQNVSTTPESPTDRPGPQLQMADPDALKQAIDRQMALAAASLRQAMQAMPEIAEISKNVIMEERPDGLDIQIVDQDGRAMFPPDGREPYERTRQLIAALTPALRQLSNRVTITGHTSSTRVLGQPGYGAWDLTADRANAVRMVLQENGLPGDRIFAVTGKADTEPMFPDDPYLAANRRVSILLMKEAPVAPRQFLGN, from the coding sequence ATGGCCAAGCGCAAGGACGGTGGCGGTCACGGCGGTCACGGCTGGTTCGTCACCTTCGCCGACCTGATGGCACTGCTGATGTCATTCTTCGTCGTCATCGTCGCCTCGTCCAACCAGGACGAGCGCAAGAAGCACATGATGACCGGCTCGTTCCGCGAAGCCTTCGGCACGACCAGCAACACCGCACTGACCGGCATGATCGAGCTGAACGGCATTCCGACGCGCCCGCAGATCCAGAACGTCTCGACCACCCCGGAATCGCCAACCGACCGCCCCGGCCCGCAATTGCAGATGGCCGATCCCGATGCGCTCAAGCAGGCGATCGACCGCCAGATGGCGCTTGCCGCCGCAAGCCTGCGCCAGGCCATGCAGGCCATGCCGGAGATCGCCGAGATCTCCAAGAACGTCATCATGGAAGAACGGCCCGACGGCCTCGACATCCAGATCGTCGATCAGGACGGCCGTGCCATGTTCCCGCCCGACGGGCGCGAACCCTATGAGCGCACGCGGCAGCTGATCGCCGCCCTCACGCCGGCGCTTCGCCAGCTGTCGAACCGCGTGACGATTACCGGTCATACTTCCAGCACCCGCGTGCTCGGCCAGCCCGGCTATGGCGCGTGGGATCTGACGGCCGACCGCGCCAATGCCGTGCGCATGGTCCTGCAGGAGAACGGTCTGCCAGGCGACCGCATCTTCGCCGTCACCGGCAAGGCCGATACCGAGCCGATGTTCCCGGACGATCCCTATCTCGCCGCCAATCGCCGCGTGTCGATCCTTCTGATGAAGGAAGCCCCCGTGGCGCCGCGGCAGTTCCTCGGCAACTGA
- a CDS encoding motility protein A, protein MDIATVIGLVGAAAVIIILIMIDGGNFGQYYDKHAVIIIFGGAAVATLTRYPLHVVMHGLPMGFKCALAMRTIQHRDLVEEIANIADVARKQGPNALEKLTINDPVLAQGVRYIADGYDADFIRQTMETDKDNIYMQLDEAQKIYRSIGDCAPAFGMIGTLLGMVNMFANMTDPTKLGPIMAMALIATLYGAVVANFVCMPIADKCHVKMVEEDIARQIIIDGVVQIRNQKSPQVIKEMLLAYLTEHDRHSLAEPA, encoded by the coding sequence ATGGATATCGCAACAGTCATCGGACTTGTCGGCGCCGCTGCCGTCATCATCATCCTGATCATGATCGATGGCGGCAATTTCGGCCAATATTACGACAAGCACGCGGTGATCATCATCTTCGGTGGCGCGGCTGTCGCGACCCTGACGCGCTATCCGCTGCATGTCGTCATGCATGGCCTGCCGATGGGCTTCAAATGCGCGCTTGCCATGCGCACCATCCAGCACCGCGACCTCGTCGAGGAAATCGCCAATATCGCCGACGTCGCCCGCAAACAGGGCCCGAACGCGCTGGAAAAGCTGACGATCAACGATCCGGTGCTCGCCCAGGGCGTGCGCTATATCGCCGATGGCTACGACGCCGACTTCATCCGCCAGACGATGGAGACGGACAAGGACAACATCTACATGCAGCTGGACGAGGCGCAGAAGATCTATCGCTCGATCGGCGATTGCGCACCGGCCTTCGGCATGATCGGCACGCTGCTGGGCATGGTCAACATGTTCGCCAACATGACCGATCCGACCAAGCTCGGCCCGATCATGGCCATGGCCTTGATCGCGACCCTCTACGGCGCCGTGGTCGCCAACTTCGTCTGCATGCCGATTGCCGACAAGTGCCACGTGAAGATGGTGGAAGAGGATATCGCCCGCCAGATCATCATCGATGGCGTGGTGCAGATCCGCAATCAAAAGAGTCCGCAGGTGATCAAGGAAATGCTGCTCGCCTATCTGACCGAGCACGATCGCCACTCGCTGGCCGAGCCGGCCTGA
- a CDS encoding glutathione S-transferase family protein gives MPDFRLHCFAQSGNANKVALMLNLAGLDWEPVPVQFFAGATRDPAWRAEVNPMGEAPVLEHDGRRLSQSGVILTYLARRSGKFGPANEDEELEILRWILFDNHKYTSYFATHRFMFSLAGKPADPAVLGFMRARTETALGIVEQHLAGRSFIVAERPTIADLSLAGYMFYPTEETGFDLSVSHPNIDAWRQRIAAMPGFKPPYELMPAAQPAS, from the coding sequence TTGCCTGATTTCCGCCTTCACTGCTTCGCCCAGTCCGGCAACGCCAACAAGGTGGCGTTGATGTTGAATCTGGCGGGGCTCGATTGGGAGCCGGTGCCGGTGCAGTTCTTCGCTGGCGCCACCCGCGATCCGGCCTGGCGCGCCGAGGTCAATCCGATGGGCGAGGCGCCGGTGCTGGAACATGACGGGCGCCGTCTGTCGCAATCCGGCGTGATCCTGACCTATCTCGCGCGCCGTTCGGGCAAGTTCGGGCCGGCGAACGAGGATGAGGAACTGGAAATCCTGCGCTGGATCCTGTTCGACAACCACAAATACACCAGCTACTTCGCCACCCACCGGTTCATGTTCTCGCTCGCCGGCAAGCCAGCCGATCCGGCCGTGCTCGGCTTCATGCGGGCGCGCACGGAGACGGCGCTCGGCATTGTCGAGCAGCACCTGGCCGGGCGAAGCTTCATCGTGGCGGAGCGGCCGACCATCGCCGACCTGTCGCTCGCCGGCTATATGTTCTATCCGACCGAGGAAACCGGCTTCGATCTCTCTGTATCCCACCCCAATATCGACGCCTGGCGCCAGCGGATCGCCGCCATGCCCGGCTTCAAGCCTCCCTATGAGTTGATGCCGGCGGCTCAGCCCGCCTCATGA
- the lepB gene encoding signal peptidase I, with protein MTVADNSKDKGGIGETVRVVIHALLIALVIRTFLFQPFNIPSGSMKDTLLVGDYLFVSKFAYGYSKFSLPFSPNLFQGRIMGSVPSRGDVVVFRLPREPDVDYIKRVIGLPGEKIQVIGGVVHINGVAVKRERVDDFVEVEDGRETRTRRYRETLPNGVVHYTLDLYENGFYDNTPVYEVPAGHLFMMGDNRDNSTDSRVLSQVGPIPLDNLVGRAELLFFSIEEGERAWAFWRWPWSIRWTRLANLVR; from the coding sequence ATGACAGTGGCGGACAATAGCAAGGACAAGGGCGGCATCGGCGAAACCGTCCGCGTGGTCATCCACGCGCTGCTCATCGCCCTGGTCATCCGGACATTCCTGTTCCAGCCGTTCAACATCCCCTCCGGCTCGATGAAGGATACGCTGCTGGTCGGCGATTATCTGTTCGTGTCGAAATTCGCCTACGGCTATTCGAAGTTCTCGCTGCCCTTCTCGCCCAATCTGTTCCAGGGGCGGATCATGGGATCGGTGCCGTCGCGCGGCGATGTCGTGGTGTTCCGCCTGCCGCGCGAGCCTGATGTCGACTATATCAAGCGCGTGATCGGCCTGCCGGGCGAGAAGATCCAGGTGATTGGCGGCGTCGTCCACATCAATGGCGTGGCGGTCAAGCGCGAGCGCGTCGACGACTTCGTCGAGGTGGAGGACGGTCGCGAGACGCGCACAAGGCGCTATCGCGAGACCCTGCCGAACGGTGTCGTCCACTACACGCTCGATCTCTACGAGAACGGCTTCTACGACAACACGCCGGTCTATGAAGTGCCGGCCGGCCATCTGTTCATGATGGGCGATAACCGCGACAACTCGACCGACAGCCGCGTGCTCAGCCAGGTCGGTCCCATCCCCCTCGACAATCTCGTCGGCCGGGCGGAGCTCCTGTTCTTCTCCATCGAGGAGGGCGAGCGCGCCTGGGCGTTCTGGCGCTGGCCGTGGTCGATCCGCTGGACCCGGCTTGCCAATCTCGTCCGGTAA
- the rnc gene encoding ribonuclease III: protein MEEVEARLGHIFSDKSLLDRALTHPSAVSGTDKRDKSYQRLEFLGDRVLGLTVADLLYRTMPADDEGTLSRRLSDLVRAETCAEVAAELDLGQAIKVGPSESRTVVGARASVLADLCEAVIGAIYLDAGWGAAEAFVTRLWLSRLAAGPALQRDAKSALQEWAQGRGLPTPVYRVSERTGPDHQPIFTMAVVIPGIEDGFGQGAAKRQAEIAAATFVLKREGVWPDDTKGGTP from the coding sequence GTGGAAGAGGTCGAGGCACGCCTTGGTCACATCTTCTCCGACAAGAGCCTGCTCGACCGGGCTCTGACCCATCCGAGCGCGGTCAGCGGTACCGACAAGCGCGACAAGTCCTATCAGCGGCTGGAGTTTCTCGGCGACCGTGTCCTCGGCCTGACTGTCGCGGACCTGCTCTACCGCACCATGCCGGCCGACGACGAGGGCACGCTGTCGCGCCGCCTGTCGGATTTGGTGCGTGCCGAAACCTGCGCCGAGGTCGCCGCCGAACTCGATCTCGGCCAGGCGATCAAGGTCGGCCCGAGCGAGAGCCGCACCGTTGTCGGCGCCCGTGCCAGCGTGCTCGCAGATCTCTGCGAGGCGGTGATCGGCGCGATCTATCTCGATGCCGGCTGGGGCGCGGCGGAAGCTTTCGTGACCCGGCTATGGTTGTCGAGGCTCGCTGCAGGCCCCGCGCTCCAGCGCGATGCCAAGAGCGCGCTGCAGGAATGGGCGCAGGGGCGCGGCCTGCCGACCCCGGTCTATCGCGTCAGCGAGCGAACCGGGCCGGACCATCAGCCGATCTTCACCATGGCCGTAGTCATTCCCGGCATCGAGGACGGTTTCGGCCAGGGCGCCGCCAAGCGCCAGGCGGAGATCGCCGCAGCGACCTTCGTGCTGAAACGCGAGGGCGTCTGGCCTGACGACACGAAGGGCGGAACGCCATGA
- the era gene encoding GTPase Era, with product MSDQTNPSDQTNPSDKTVADDPTRCGFVALIGAPNAGKSTLVNALVGAKVTIVSHKVQTTRALVRGIVMEGQAQIVLVDTPGLFSPKRRLDRAMVTAAWGGAADADRVLVLIDVRKGVDEQVEAMFEKLGDVRQPKDLVLNKVDLLDRPKLLDLAADINTRTRFEKTFMVSATTGSGVADLRRHLAEIVPAGPWHYPEDEISDVPARMLAAEITREKLYHRLHDELPYDSTVETEAYEERKDGSIRIEQTIYVVREGQRKIMLGKGGETIKAISKGSREELSRLFEVPVHLFLTIKVREDWGNDPERYERMGLEFPKGR from the coding sequence ATGAGCGACCAGACGAACCCGAGCGACCAGACGAACCCGAGCGACAAGACCGTCGCGGACGATCCAACCCGTTGCGGCTTCGTCGCCCTGATCGGTGCGCCCAATGCCGGCAAGTCGACTCTGGTCAATGCACTGGTCGGCGCCAAGGTGACGATCGTTTCGCACAAGGTGCAGACGACGCGCGCGCTGGTGCGTGGCATCGTCATGGAGGGCCAGGCCCAGATCGTGCTGGTCGACACGCCCGGCCTGTTCTCGCCGAAGCGTCGGCTCGACCGCGCCATGGTGACGGCCGCCTGGGGCGGCGCCGCCGATGCCGACCGCGTTCTGGTGCTAATCGACGTGCGCAAGGGCGTCGACGAGCAGGTCGAGGCCATGTTCGAGAAGCTTGGCGATGTCCGCCAGCCCAAGGACTTGGTGCTGAACAAGGTCGACCTTCTGGATCGCCCGAAGCTGCTCGACCTGGCCGCCGATATCAACACGCGCACCCGCTTCGAGAAGACCTTCATGGTGTCCGCCACGACCGGTTCGGGCGTTGCCGATCTCAGGCGCCATCTCGCCGAGATCGTGCCGGCTGGCCCCTGGCACTATCCGGAAGACGAGATTTCCGACGTCCCGGCCCGGATGCTGGCGGCCGAGATCACCCGCGAGAAGCTCTATCACCGCCTGCACGACGAGTTGCCCTACGATTCGACCGTCGAGACCGAGGCCTATGAGGAGCGCAAGGACGGCTCGATCCGCATCGAGCAGACGATCTATGTCGTGCGCGAAGGCCAGCGGAAGATCATGCTCGGCAAGGGCGGCGAGACGATCAAGGCAATCTCCAAGGGCTCGCGAGAAGAGCTGAGCCGCCTGTTCGAGGTTCCGGTACACTTGTTCCTCACCATCAAGGTGCGTGAGGACTGGGGCAACGATCCCGAGCGCTACGAGCGCATGGGTCTCGAATTTCCAAAAGGCAGGTGA
- a CDS encoding DUF1737 domain-containing protein, producing the protein MLTAISSKKTTTLYRYITGPDDSAFCHRISEAINKGWQLYGQPTLTFDPVKGRVICGQAIMREVEGISYSPDLKLSDY; encoded by the coding sequence ATGCTGACCGCGATCTCGTCGAAGAAGACCACCACGCTCTATCGCTACATCACCGGCCCGGACGACAGCGCGTTCTGCCACCGGATCAGCGAGGCCATCAACAAGGGCTGGCAGCTCTATGGCCAGCCGACCCTGACCTTTGATCCGGTCAAGGGCCGGGTCATCTGCGGCCAGGCGATCATGCGCGAGGTCGAGGGCATTTCCTATTCGCCCGACCTCAAGCTCTCGGATTACTGA